From the Brienomyrus brachyistius isolate T26 chromosome 23, BBRACH_0.4, whole genome shotgun sequence genome, the window CCTCATACAGCTGTTCACTAtaactattactactactactcccTTCATCGTTGACCGCTGATTTGTGAAAGTCCACACTACCACCTACCAGAATTACCCAATCAATCATTATGCACATGTGCGGTCAACCATCGCTGTCCACACCCAACCCCCGATGGTGAAATTTACATCACCCCTTGTCTGCATGCGAAAGCACATGCTGAAAAATATGAACCGGCCGTAACCTTGCAGCACCTCCTGCACCTCCTCACCTCCATGGGAGACCGGCTTCTTCCCCGCTTCCTGGCCCTCCTCCTGGGCGACCATGTCAGCCATGAGGATGATGTCGGCCTCGTATGGGTCGGATGGGATCTTCTCCTTGATGTCCTGGATGGTCTCCATGATGCGCTCAGCGCTGTCCAGTGTCGTAGGCAGGATCATGGGCACTGGCagctggggaagggggggggggcactcaggaTCAGCAGGGGGGGGCAAACGGCCTAAAAGCGACAGGATCTGAGGGGCCTAGCGTACCGGGACGGGCAGGCCCATCGGAAAGGGCGTGTACTGGCTGTAGAGGTGCAGCGGTACGGGCACAAATATGGGCACAGGAACAGGCACAGGTAGGATGATCACCTTGGGCTCCACCTCATCTGTAGGTGGGGCACAGAAAGGCTGATCAGAGCTGACAGACACCCCCAGAGGgaacacagcgccccctgctggtagcCGACGGCACGTACCTGTCTGCGTCTCGGCAGTCTGCGTGTGAGGCTTACACGAGGTGCCCTTGTTCTGGCTCATGGGTTTGCACAGTAGCGCCTTGTTCTTCAGCGAGCGAACGGGGGCCACTGGGGGGGGCCGCAGGGCATCGGTCTGCGTACTGGCCTGGCAACGGGGACGGGCAGCATGAGCGATCCCTTAATGAGGGCGATTTACACGCGCGCACatgtgcacacgcacacacttacGTGTTCAGTGACCTTAGCCTGCGTCGTGGGAACCGCTCCTGAAAAGGCAAAAAGCCGGCGAGATCAGAAATGAATGAGAAGAGATCAGAATTCCTGCCCGCGAGTCCCACCCCCCCGTCATGCAGACGGCCCTGCTCACAATGACACGACCATTCGCACTTCCTGTTGGCACGACAGTCACCTTGTAGAGCGGTGTTGGCATAGGGGTTCGGCTGCCCGCCTGGCACGCTGGCCAACGACACCACGTTGGCGATGATGGGCGTGGCCTCAGTCGGGGGCAAGGGGGACAGGCGGGTCGCTGTGGATGCAGTGGTGGAGGGAGGCGGTGGGGCAGCGGGGGCAGCAGGGGCGGCGACTGCAGCGAGGGGAGGGGGAGCAAGTGAGCAGACAGAGAGCAGAGAGGAGCACGAATGCTGCCAGACATTTGTTCCGGCTTTTACAGCAGCCCACTGTGTCtatagccgccccccccccccacaggccccACGTACCCGGCAGCGGCGCAGATGCCATGACACCACCGGTGGCAGGAGGCACTGCGGGAGCCCTCTGGCTGCAGAAGTGCAGCAGGCACTGCAGGTTGCAGAAATGCCTCATCTCGCCCATCCAGCGCAGCGACTCTATCAGCTTGCCCTGACGCCGGCACGCGTCGCATTTGGacatctgtggggggggggggggggggggggggagcagcccGTGGGTGTAGGCGGGACACGGTACTGGCCAACAGCGTTTGAGGGGCACCAGTTGTGTAGGACATTCAGAACAAAGACGCTCCTTCATGATGGTCCAGCTAAAGACGtatgatggtgatggtgatgcaCATTTGGTCACTGAACACCGAATTCTGAACTGGACTATCAACATGCCATAAGACACCTCGGCAGCATCCATGCTTCTGGTCTCCAGAGATCGCGAGCATCTCATACATCGTTTAACACTGCATCATATGGTGTATTGTTCGCTGGATTTTATCAAATAGATCGATAAATACAAGTTTACTTTTCAATTACTGGTATTTCATTAAACACTCAGTgacaggaattactgatatacCTATTTATCATATGACAATCGTATCAGACTTATTATTTTCAATATTACAATATTTTCATCTTACGACGGGTTCATCAGACCTAAACTTCATCGTAAGTGGAGGAACACCAGTGATGTGTGGGGTCGCAGCCTGCTGGCCCGGGCCGCCTCTGACCTGATAGAAGAGCACGGTGTACTGGGACATGCAGATGTCGCCACAGAACTCCTCCAGCTTGCCGGCGAAGTGGTTGTGCACGACGCGGTGAGTCATGTTGCCGCAGTAGGCACAGGCGTGACAGTGCTTTCCCCATCGCTTGGCCATGTCGTGCTTGTAGAGCAGCTTGCAGCCTAAGGGAGGCGACGTGCTGGGCGTGAATATGAAGAGCACAGACGCGAGACGACACCCCCGCGTGAAGGCGTGCCCACGGGGGCCTCACAGCTCACCCTCGCTGCAGAAGGAGCAGTCATGCTGGTTAATCCTCTTCACCTCCTTCACCACCTTGTCGATCTTGCAGTACTCGCAGCGCGCCATGATGAAGTTGACCTTCTTGAACTCCTCGGAGCACGTCTTGCCGCAGAACAGGACCACGTCGCCCTGCGGACACACAGCCACTAGAAGGAGTCACATTACAGGGCTGCAAACTCGCCTTCGATGAGGCTCACGTGGCAGTCTGACAAGCATGTACATTCACACAGAAACCAGTGGGGAGAAAAATACACCAGGATTCTTCTAGAAAGCAAGCAAGCAGGGCTAACATGCAAGTGTTGTAGACCTCCAGCAGACCGACACACACAGGGAAAGATACCTTGAACTCAAAGAGTTCCGGCTTGGAGGCAAAGAGCCGACAGCAGTGCCTGCAGGTCAGTTTGACCGGCCCGCGGACAGCAGGGGTGGGCCCTACACGGGTGTTGGCCCCGGTGGCTCCAGGGGCCCCAGCGACACCAGCTTCGGGGGCAACTACGGTGGGCGTCACAGGCTGAGGGGCAGGAGGGACAGGTCCGGGGACAGCAGCGCCTGGGGGAACCACGCTGAGCTGGGACTGTGGGGCCGCTTTGTTAAAcacagtctggggggggggggggggggggagaggggtcaTAGGTCAGAATGCCCCAATCTCAGATCCTCCATCATGCATCATCATCAGACTTAAGACTAAAAGTCAAACCTGGAAGTTCACGACGCAGTTGTAAGAGCAGAAGTGGCGCATAGACGAATCGGACATGGCCAAGTGATACTGGGGCACGGCCGTCACCCTGCACTGGTTACACTGGACCGCCCTctctgtggggggaggggaagaGTGGGCGGGTCACATGGTGCGAGTGTGAAATGAGCATGTGCGGGCACGTGGAGGCGGAGCGTACTGGAGGAGCAGACGTTGTTCACTTTGTGGGCCGTCACGCAGCCAGCAGAGCAGAAGAGCTCGGTCCGACCCTGACTACTGACGCTCTCCACCATCTCGGCCGAAGACCGCAGTGTGAAGCACATGGCGCAGGGCGTCACCTTGGCACTCTTCTGCGGGGGGTCAGGATAGCGAAAAACGTCCAGATGTGACTGGAGGGGGCACGACTGATAACAGGCCAACAAGCAGCGAGCTCTCGGCGGCACATCCGTACGGGAGGGCGGGCGGGGGGAGCATGCCTGTTTGAATGCAGTGATGCAGCTGGGACTGCAGAACTTCTTGGTGGCGCCCTCTATCTGCAGCATGTGGCTCTGCCCGTTGGCGCTGTAGCAGTAGCTGCCGCAGTTCTCGCAGCAGTTCATGGTCAGGCGGTGGGTGGTGCGGAAGCGCGAGAAGCAGACATCACTGCACAGCTTGTGCACCACGCCCTGGTATTTCACCTCGTGGCGGATCTGAGACGGAGAGAGCAAGGAGAGTGGGAGGAAAGAGGGATGAAGGAGAGCAGGAGGGAGGAGAGAGAAACCAGCAGAGCTTTACAGGCACTCCGTCTTTACAGCTCAGTGCTACAGTGCAGACAGACAACCAGACACTAACAAAGATCCAGTGAGTGAAAAAAGCCATAATTAAACAGCTTATTTCAGTAATATGAGCACAAAGGTTATTACAATAATAACTACAATAATGGAAGCTAGACCccatttttcttaaaaaaataatgctACAAAAATCGATCATTATCGCTGTCACTATGAAGCAGTTCACAAATTCCATGCGGCGCATGCCAGCTCATGACCCTTGACCTCAAAGGGAGCATGTGCCGTGAAGCCCCGCCTCTCCTCACCACAGCGGTCTTCTGGCACATGCCGCACTTGATGGTCGAGCCGTCGGTCACCGTGGACGCCGCTGCCTTCTTAAGCACGTCAAACTCGGTGAGGCAGTTATGACTACAGAAGTCCTTCATGTTGCCCGTCGAGTCCACGGGAGCCATGATCACATCCTTCGGGTTCTTGATTTCCCTAAGGGGGGACAGGAACCAGCAGGGTTTGGGGGGGAGTGGCTATTTCCAGGATGCCTCTGTGCATgatcaagacatctgattggttgctttgACCCACCTCCTCCACAATCTGATCGGTTCATAGAGAGAACcaattatttttcattcagctctcagaacatttttgcgcaagcaaaactcccatgagccactACATCAACTTCCTCTGCGGGTGTTGGAGTATGGGTTTAAAAAATTTAACCGTCAGTGCCGCCCCCCCCAAGTCGGCAACAAGCATCACAAATTATATGCACATCCGATTTTTTCTCCCCTCTCTCGGTTTTCTTTTGGATAACCGAAATTTTTAAAATTTAGGGCATGACTTAATGATGAAGGAAAAATGTGGGTCCTGAGGCtaccccagctgctccataaTCCAGGGGGGTTTCTAGGGCAGCgcttcccagcccagtccttggGAAACCCcagacattccacatttttactccctcccaccTACCAGCAAATTgtatagggagctgggagggagcaaaaatgtggactgtgagACTCCCTGAGGACTTTGATGAGAAACACTGCGCTAGAGGAAACCTGTCATAAATCTGTTAATGTGTCACTCATAGTGTGTCTGACGTGTCCCTCAGGACACCACAGAGCCACAGTTCAGAAGCAAGTTAAGGTGAGCAGCAAACAATGATGCAGCAGACTctaggattcaaaccaacaacctgccAGTTACAGGTCTAATAAGGTTTACCGCTGGCTAAAAGTGTGAATGATATTTGACATCCTGACCTACAGGGGGTCCAGAGATAAAACACAATGGTTACTTTTGACAGGAGTGGCATGTCTTCTTGGCCACAGACTGGACAGCTGGTACGTTGTAGCCCGTGAGGCAGATGGTGGAGCAGAAGAGCTGGGAGGAGCCCTTGCGTTGGTAGGCCGTCTGGCCCTTCAGCAGAACCTTCCGGCACCCTGAGCAAGAAACGCGCACTCCACCCGTGGGGGTTGGAGCTGCGGGAGTCAGAGGTGTCACAGGGGGGGCTGCACTCATGGTCACCATCAGAGTCTTGGGAGGGGCGGCGGCCACCATCTGCACGGGTTGGGCTGCTGATACGGGCACTGAGGGCGGAGCGGGAGGAGAAAGCCAGGACAGGAAGGGAAATAAGACAAACGAGAGACTGACACCGGAACAAAGCAAAAGGCCAACGAACATGGAGCGAAACCCAACTCCAGAGCATCCTGCCCAAATCCGAAAATACTTCTTCTATGTAGCAGGCTGACATATTAAATTTTACACATTTAGAGTCAGTCAGCCGGAAGGTTACCAACTTCTGTAGGACCCTTTCAGAAAACCTGGAAACCTTCTCGGCGCTCACCAGTGGGGTTGGAGTTTCCGCTGACGGAGAAGACGGCGCTGATCCGCAGCTCCTCGGAGTTCTGCTGTAGGCCAAGCTCCTGCGGATCGCAAAGCGGTACCCTCATCACCAGGACCCTCATTTGCGGTCACCCTACTCCAGACCCGTAGGCCGCTAACACGCCACAACATACAGGGGCTTCACGGCACTTAAGGAACGGCAGCTGCCAGAATAAGAAAGGTTGGGTGGTTGCGATGCTGACCTCTGAGACTTCAGGCTCATCCTTGATGCCCCCTACAGGGGGGTGCACTCCGAGAGCGCGGTCGTACTCCTCGTCCACCGGCTCATCTTTGATCTGCACGGGCGGCGTGTGTACCTCATGTACTTTCTCCGCGTTGCCATCTGTAATAAAGCAACAGATAAGAGTGTAAACATCGGTATTGTCACTGTGCAGAGCAGCGAAATGTCATTCAACAGCACACTGGCCTGCAGCACAGCTTACGCAAGATGCTCAAgtgcccaacagtgacatcactctaccaaccctgggatttgaaccagccacCATCCGATCGCAGTCACAACGTCCAAACCAACTGATCCACATAAATGCTACTTTCAGTACAAACGAACCAGCACAGCTTACGCAAGATGCTCAAgtgcccaacagtgacatcactctaccaACAATAATACTTTAATAATCCCCATGGGGAGATTCTCTTAACGCCTCCCCCAGTTTTCAAGCTGGTTGCAACACTCaggaagaaggggggggggttaaaggttgaacctgcaaccatccaatcacagacacagaggctgagccacacactaccCCCAGCTAAGTGGCACATGCAGGTTCTTGGCAAACTGGTATTTATGAAGGTTTTCATGTCACATCCAAATGGCACATTTACACTCGGTAAGGTCAAGGTTCTGCACGTCTATCTTCAAAGATGATTTGCCAAACAAAACGCATCTTCCAAGTTTGAGTCATGCCAAGTCACACCAGAAAATGAGACCACGCAAATATGCTTCCTTCTCGCTTACTTATAGTGTTGGTCCGAGAATAGGCCCACGTCGTCACCGTGAGAGAGCCTCTGCTAACCTGGGCCCCCTTAAAAGCAGCTGATATGATGCTTGTGTCTTCGTTTGTGACAGCGGGGCCGCCTGCGGGGGAACACGGACGGACGACACTCAGTCTCAAAGTAGCAGGGCCTGATTTCTCTGGCCTACTGCTGTAAAccttaaatgttaaatgttcatGGTCAAAAACTCCAAGTGGAGAGATGACAAAGTACaaataacggggggggggggggggggggggtggacccgCAGTGACCCTTCAGCAAGATCGTCTACCTCTCTCACACTACAATAAGCAGCCAAGGTGCAGAGAGCTAAATACTAACCGACAAGATACTGGATGGCTGAGCCTTACCGAAGCTGCAGTCGTTGGGGTCAGGCCTGGGTACCGAGGCaggggggagggaggagggggcCCTGCTGGGGGCTTCCTGCTCCACCTGCTCAGGACCCTCCACAGACTGCATCACAAGGTCCATCTCTTCTTCCACCAAGAGTGGCAGGTTCACATCCCCTAAGGATAAAGGTGCAAAAAAAGGCAGCTGGACTGAACACCACACAGCGTCAAACCACGCAGTTACTAAACTCAAACATCCACCGCCATTTTGGCTCAGGAACATATTTAACATTCACCTCAAAATCCCAAATGAAAAATTACAGCTCAGCGGAGACCCTGACGGACTGAAACCTTCCACACTAGTCACTATGTAAATCAGATAATACCACCACAAATAAATTCAGGACAGGCGTGTTTTCCAAACGTCGgaggaaaatgacaaaaacCTTCCCGGGGTAACTGGGGCATTTGTCCGTGGACGGATGCAGTCGGCATGTGCATATGGCAGTGATGTTCCACCAGACCAAGAGGGCAGACATATTGCAACAAACACGAAAACAAGCAGTATAGTGAAATTGGCAAACTTATGAAGTTGTAAAGTTCCTACTTAGCTTGGACGACAAAATTCAGTTCAAAATAACTATTTGTCTCCGAGGGGCAAATAAATTAGCCAGGACCTCACTACCCCCAGCTCAACAAATTTTAATTTGCCAAGAATGCCAAATTCTGAAACATACCACATAATGCAGTATAATGCTCTATTCGTTGCCCAGTGTTTGGGCAATTTCTTACTACTAATTTGCGCAGCAGAATATATGTTTGTGCTCCTTCAATGATGagttatatatacaggtacCTCATCACACAGCTGCTTATTGAAAGTGTCAACAACTACAACTAAACTTCCTctactgccacctactggaaacacCTAGTCAGTTTCCTTGTACATGCGCAGGCAACATACAAACACTCAAAATGTCCGCCAGACACAAAAATCTGGGCTGCACTTGCGGTCGGCCGCACACCCCTGAGGTTGAGATTTACGTTACACGCACCCTGTGAGAACTATAACGACGCATGGAAAAGGGAAATATGAACTGGGCTTTACCCAGCCTCCACGGATACAGCATATTTGCAGTTACTAGCATCTTGAGGGACTGAAATTAAGGTCTCTGACATGTTAGAGTGAAGTTTGAGAGAGTTCACACAGAGTACATGCACAGAGACCTTCGTGTCTGAACATTTAAACAAAACGTTAAATGCACTGTGACCTGAAGTGAATCCTGCATAATTCTGTACAACTCCCATGAACGATAATCTATCATTCAGTGATGCAAGCAAAGACGAGGTTTGGAACCTGCTGCTATGAGGCCTTGAACCTGCCATTTCTTCACGTTTAGCTGCAGGAACAGTCACACAGTGTTCAAAGCGTACAACATCCAGATACTGACTCACCAGCGCCCACTGCTGGGTGTGGGCTGTCGGCGCCATTCAACCCCAGCTTCTCTGAAACCTGTCCGCTGGAGGGACTTCCCGCTGGAGGAGATCCCTCCACACTGCTGGGCATCACCTCCATGTGGCCCTCTTCCTCTGCAGCACCATCCAGGCCCTCTTCCTCCATACTAGGCTCCACCACAGTCATCTCACCGCCACTCCCATTCAGCTGCCACAGGAGGGCGCTCTTGCCACCACCAGCCCCACTCCCACTCCTGGTGTCCTGTTCCTCATCTCCCAGAGGTTCTGTGTGATCCTCACATGCCTCATTATCCTCTTGATTCTTCTTATCGCTGACATCCTGGGACAGGCCTGGGTCACAGTTCAAGGCCCCTGCACAACTATCCATGTCCTCCTCTGCCCGATGCTCGGtcacatcagcagctgcaattGCAAGAGCAGAGTGTTCAGTGCATTACGGTAATCTGCAGTCACCACACTGCGCTGCAGCCATCATCAACAGGCCCAGGCGTGGACTCACCTTGCCGAACGGCTCCCTCAGAAACCTCCACTGCCTCATCGGCCCACTGCAGCATCAAAACATAATCTCACTCTTAATCATAAGGCCTGAAGTCTTTTTAAAAAAGCACACAAAACTTTTAAAAACAGATAaagtactaaaaaaaaaaaaaaaactaccgcATGCAAAACACACTTGTGGAGgtttacaaaatataagatgcaagaACCCCTGTAAATTAACTCATGGCATGAATTATTTATAAATTGGTGACCCACTGGGCAGCACGCAGTATAATAGGCTGCTTCTCTCACGCAGTCCAACATATGCAGTGAGGTTAAACAGCCTCTCCAAGCTGTCCGCATGGTACCATTCTGTACGCCCTGTGATCGCATGGCATCCCATCTAGAGCAGACCCCTCAGATGagtgtcctgtcctgtctgggataagctccagcccccctcccctcccctcccctcccccacctttaCCACCCATCAAACAATTCAGAGCAGAGATTCACGCTTGCAGAAAACCTAGAAGTAAATTAAGTTCATTTAAAACAAATGACAGAGAGCTTTCTCAACAGCTGTGTTGGATAAAGTAACATCGCGTTTTAGTGACATTTTAGTTCTGTCAGCAAGTTGATAAAGAATGAACCTGTCCGATTTTGCTCGTCACCGCTTGGATTACTACTCCAAGCATTCCGAAATTACCCTAAAATGTACTTTCACCATAATTAAGCAGAGATGGTTATGTAAAATCCCTACTTCTATCAAAATTTGCATGCACTTCGAAGTAAACATTAAGTAATTAATTCACCAAGACTTCACCATGCATGCATCGGCTCTCACATTTAACTTCACTAGCACGTGAAACTCACCCCATCGGGTGTCGTTAGCTAATTACCTGAAACTGGCAACTATGGCATAATTCCCCTAAACACCTGGTATTTCTCACGCACCTAGCAAGCTTATGCTCTGACCATTCTGTAGCGGATACACAGCAGCCCAAAAACAGTTCAGAACACTGAATCAACATGCATTAACTAGTAAACTCAGTAGCCCCGCGTAAACAGCATGCACTGGGCAGTCCGTCCCTCTGCACTCACCCCAGAATGCGTCGCTTCCTCAGGTTCCGCCATGTTTACGCTCCGTACGCCCGGATCCCGCTGAAACGCTCACGGCGAGTGGGGACGATTCCTGATCCTTACTATAATAATTCGGCGCAAAACAAACCTAGAATCCCGTCGCAGCACCAACTTGCGCACGCCAGGCACTCCAACTTCAGGCGCAGATAGCGGAGCCGAGTCACCGCGCGGGTCGGGGACCTGCACCTAAAGCCGAGCATCAATCGGTGCGAATGTAGCTAGACTCCCGCATACAGTTACCGGTCTTGATTCAGAAGCCGGGTCACAGTGCATAAATGGTTGGAGTAGTTCGATGTGATGTTAGATTTATTTGGGTGTTTTTCATTTACTTTAATGGAGGGTATAGACTACTGTCGTTTAACAATCACACCCTCCAGCGAACGCTCTCGGGAGGAAAATACTCTCTACCGCGTGCAGATACTGCGCACGCTCTAGCATTACCATTAGACTTTCTGCGTTTGCGcgttaaaatcttttttttttttttgttcttcaaTGAGCATGCGTGAACACGCCCACATTCAGTGAACTGTTTAACTTATTATTGTAGCCCAGTGAATTAGGGGGAAAGAGCGCCCTCTATCAGATTCCTCCAAACCGTACATTTGAACTTTTTATTTTgactttttacattttaatttctcATGAACGTGCTCTTCAGTTAGATTAAGGCAACCACTTTGCACAAAACATAAATTTTATATTGGCAATTGCAATTACTGGCAGATTAAAATAAACCATTCTCATTAATAGCAggaaactatccatccattcatccattttccaaaccactta encodes:
- the LOC125718748 gene encoding zinc finger MYM-type protein 4-like isoform X1, whose translation is MAEPEEATHSGWADEAVEVSEGAVRQAADVTEHRAEEDMDSCAGALNCDPGLSQDVSDKKNQEDNEACEDHTEPLGDEEQDTRSGSGAGGGKSALLWQLNGSGGEMTVVEPSMEEEGLDGAAEEEGHMEVMPSSVEGSPPAGSPSSGQVSEKLGLNGADSPHPAVGAGDVNLPLLVEEEMDLVMQSVEGPEQVEQEAPSRAPSSLPPASVPRPDPNDCSFGGPAVTNEDTSIISAAFKGAQVSRGSLTVTTWAYSRTNTINGNAEKVHEVHTPPVQIKDEPVDEEYDRALGVHPPVGGIKDEPEVSEELGLQQNSEELRISAVFSVSGNSNPTVPVSAAQPVQMVAAAPPKTLMVTMSAAPPVTPLTPAAPTPTGGVRVSCSGCRKVLLKGQTAYQRKGSSQLFCSTICLTGYNVPAVQSVAKKTCHSCQKEIKNPKDVIMAPVDSTGNMKDFCSHNCLTEFDVLKKAAASTVTDGSTIKCGMCQKTAVIRHEVKYQGVVHKLCSDVCFSRFRTTHRLTMNCCENCGSYCYSANGQSHMLQIEGATKKFCSPSCITAFKQKSAKVTPCAMCFTLRSSAEMVESVSSQGRTELFCSAGCVTAHKVNNVCSSKRAVQCNQCRVTAVPQYHLAMSDSSMRHFCSYNCVVNFQTVFNKAAPQSQLSVVPPGAAVPGPVPPAPQPVTPTVVAPEAGVAGAPGATGANTRVGPTPAVRGPVKLTCRHCCRLFASKPELFEFKGDVVLFCGKTCSEEFKKVNFIMARCEYCKIDKVVKEVKRINQHDCSFCSEGCKLLYKHDMAKRWGKHCHACAYCGNMTHRVVHNHFAGKLEEFCGDICMSQYTVLFYQMSKCDACRRQGKLIESLRWMGEMRHFCNLQCLLHFCSQRAPAVPPATGGVMASAPLPVAAPAAPAAPPPPSTTASTATRLSPLPPTEATPIIANVVSLASVPGGQPNPYANTALQGAVPTTQAKVTEHASTQTDALRPPPVAPVRSLKNKALLCKPMSQNKGTSCKPHTQTAETQTDEVEPKVIILPVPVPVPIFVPVPLHLYSQYTPFPMGLPVPLPVPMILPTTLDSAERIMETIQDIKEKIPSDPYEADIILMADMVAQEEGQEAGKKPVSHGDQGSTYSVDLESETVSPLHSWEDESVPHPLAPAPPAPAPPAEHSFSPMLDLEADFPTQSFDPLLAKGRGSIATRHRGRRRPREGFPPRKRGRKRAAAVVGSDVSRKAMPPDGGAKLLHMYGVNAWRAWVQWRNQQPDLEKPKFGIRTTVLKEDVLQCSTTELSFGLCHFIGEVRRPGGELYSPDSIFYLCLGLQQYLFENGRMENIFTDVFYSKFIQEITKMLRDWRPTILPSGYVHSRVEEGYLWECKQLGAYSPIVLLNTLLFFSTKLFRLKNLAQHGRLSFASVVRCTRTLKNNNKRNFLRFYPPVPRKDGGSPDKAVQGKRKMEDEEEEDVMEMPENTENPLRCPVRLYEFYLSKCSDSVKQRTDVFYLQPERSCVPNSPLWYSSQPLEGTTMETMLTRILTVREVHLQREQGEAHTPLSDNAASE
- the LOC125718748 gene encoding zinc finger MYM-type protein 4-like isoform X2, which produces MDSCAGALNCDPGLSQDVSDKKNQEDNEACEDHTEPLGDEEQDTRSGSGAGGGKSALLWQLNGSGGEMTVVEPSMEEEGLDGAAEEEGHMEVMPSSVEGSPPAGSPSSGQVSEKLGLNGADSPHPAVGAGDVNLPLLVEEEMDLVMQSVEGPEQVEQEAPSRAPSSLPPASVPRPDPNDCSFGGPAVTNEDTSIISAAFKGAQVSRGSLTVTTWAYSRTNTINGNAEKVHEVHTPPVQIKDEPVDEEYDRALGVHPPVGGIKDEPEVSEELGLQQNSEELRISAVFSVSGNSNPTVPVSAAQPVQMVAAAPPKTLMVTMSAAPPVTPLTPAAPTPTGGVRVSCSGCRKVLLKGQTAYQRKGSSQLFCSTICLTGYNVPAVQSVAKKTCHSCQKEIKNPKDVIMAPVDSTGNMKDFCSHNCLTEFDVLKKAAASTVTDGSTIKCGMCQKTAVIRHEVKYQGVVHKLCSDVCFSRFRTTHRLTMNCCENCGSYCYSANGQSHMLQIEGATKKFCSPSCITAFKQKSAKVTPCAMCFTLRSSAEMVESVSSQGRTELFCSAGCVTAHKVNNVCSSKRAVQCNQCRVTAVPQYHLAMSDSSMRHFCSYNCVVNFQTVFNKAAPQSQLSVVPPGAAVPGPVPPAPQPVTPTVVAPEAGVAGAPGATGANTRVGPTPAVRGPVKLTCRHCCRLFASKPELFEFKGDVVLFCGKTCSEEFKKVNFIMARCEYCKIDKVVKEVKRINQHDCSFCSEGCKLLYKHDMAKRWGKHCHACAYCGNMTHRVVHNHFAGKLEEFCGDICMSQYTVLFYQMSKCDACRRQGKLIESLRWMGEMRHFCNLQCLLHFCSQRAPAVPPATGGVMASAPLPVAAPAAPAAPPPPSTTASTATRLSPLPPTEATPIIANVVSLASVPGGQPNPYANTALQGAVPTTQAKVTEHASTQTDALRPPPVAPVRSLKNKALLCKPMSQNKGTSCKPHTQTAETQTDEVEPKVIILPVPVPVPIFVPVPLHLYSQYTPFPMGLPVPLPVPMILPTTLDSAERIMETIQDIKEKIPSDPYEADIILMADMVAQEEGQEAGKKPVSHGDQGSTYSVDLESETVSPLHSWEDESVPHPLAPAPPAPAPPAEHSFSPMLDLEADFPTQSFDPLLAKGRGSIATRHRGRRRPREGFPPRKRGRKRAAAVVGSDVSRKAMPPDGGAKLLHMYGVNAWRAWVQWRNQQPDLEKPKFGIRTTVLKEDVLQCSTTELSFGLCHFIGEVRRPGGELYSPDSIFYLCLGLQQYLFENGRMENIFTDVFYSKFIQEITKMLRDWRPTILPSGYVHSRVEEGYLWECKQLGAYSPIVLLNTLLFFSTKLFRLKNLAQHGRLSFASVVRCTRTLKNNNKRNFLRFYPPVPRKDGGSPDKAVQGKRKMEDEEEEDVMEMPENTENPLRCPVRLYEFYLSKCSDSVKQRTDVFYLQPERSCVPNSPLWYSSQPLEGTTMETMLTRILTVREVHLQREQGEAHTPLSDNAASE